From a single Drosophila gunungcola strain Sukarami chromosome 2L unlocalized genomic scaffold, Dgunungcola_SK_2 000008F, whole genome shotgun sequence genomic region:
- the LOC128253366 gene encoding uncharacterized protein LOC128253366, with the protein MTSPLPILLACFVHLMMNTTLFIQMDPDHFADTPIVGSQIFYLSLMVLLGNCEVTPARWKYVPPWGKFILETIAIFLIGEIAMVGIWLSMETLLVKLTIDSLNWTGLACPKMLILEIVTLVLGITFAVIVAAITNRPAKVQQIGRQMWITFKSALSSSVS; encoded by the coding sequence ATGACTAGTCCTCTACCCATTTTACTGGCCTGCTTTGTCCACCTGATGATGAACACCACGCTCTTCATACAGATGGATCCGGATCATTTTGCGGATACCCCCATTGTGGGCAGCCAAATATTCTATCTTTCGTTGATGGTTCTGCTGGGCAACTGCGAAGTTACACCCGCGCGCTGGAAATACGTACCTCCATGGGGCAAGTTTATCCTGGAGACGATCGCCATCTTCCTCATAGGGGAAATTGCCATGGTCGGAATATGGCTCTCTATGGAAACACTTCTCGTCAAGCTCACCATCGACAGCCTCAATTGGACAGGACTTGCCTGCCCGAAAATGTTGATTCTGGAGATTGTCACTTTGGTGCTCGGCATTACCTTTGCGGTGATAGTGGCTGCGATCACAAATCGACCGGCCAAGGTGCAACAAATTGGACGCCAAATGTGGATCACTTTCAAGTCAGCCCTGTCAAGCAGTGTTTCCTGA
- the LOC128253380 gene encoding uncharacterized protein LOC128253380, with protein MGYSRILRTTNVVLFLTAYQMHWFDKKSQRFRLSLPGVVYVLVLGCIYAACFSRHFDPASSLLNVLNDVSPFLFGLARMQLLLGAKAFAYAVYSSVKSVGAVNTLVESLPTRDRGFGKNEAMAYVLLGSTFGILFCFGLYIAYEMKFELPPLQDAMIGMALFLPHLILAGSVKLYMVLAFLSRCQLKQLEKSVEEEFRANLLEGERDTASTSFTVSPKNSSLENLDGLKRKLEILGTSFRDFFQSLEHSLMFLFAMNGNCLLVGIYSLTYYWNTWHVIFEDRKRRIFYAANASIYACIASDYISLMIVMFLMAKERLSFIACLDFFLAQRTSLSKRMRHVAKDIKGVLRKTFDLKFNSLIRFDLSYVTMMTLVQLLTITLIVMFHYLNDEILLLREELSSKDDE; from the exons atgggTTACTCCCGCATTTTGAGGACTACAAATGTGGTGCTTTTTCTCACGGCTTATCAGATGCACTGGTTCGATAAGAAGTCGCAAAGGTTCCGGTTGTCCCTGCCCGGAGTAGTCTATGTCCTTGTGCTCGGTTGCATCTATGCCGCATGCTTTTCCCGGCACTTTGATCCCGCATCATCTCTACTGAATGTTCTGAACGACGTGTCACCATTTCTTTTTGGACTGGCCAGGATGCAACTGTTGCTGGGAGCAAAAGCGTTCGCCTATGCCGTATATTCTAGTGTGAAATCTGTGGGTGCAGTTAACACCCTGGTGGAATCCCTTCCAACCAGAGATCGCGGATTTGGAAAAAACGAGGCCATGGCCTACGTACTACTAGGTTCAACCTTTGGCATTCTCTTCTGCTTCGGGCTCTACATAGCATATGAAATGAAGTTCGAGCTGCCTCCGTTGCAAGATGCGATGATAGGAATGGCTCTATTTCTTCCTCACCTGATTTTAGCTGGATCGGTCAAATTATATATGGTTTTGGCATTCTTAAGTCGCTGCCAATTGAAACAGCTTGAGAAGAGTGTGGAGGAGGAGTTTAGAGCAAATTTATTAGAAGGCGAGCGGGATACCGCTTCCACTTCTTTCACTGTTTCCCCGAAAAACTCAAGTTTGGAAAACTTGGATGGTCTGAAAAGAAAGTTGGAGATTCTGGGAACCAGTTTTCGTGACTTTTTTCAGTCACTTGAGCACTCCTTGATGTTCCTTTTTGCCATGAACGGAAACTGCCTCCTTGTTGGGATTTATTCCCTAACCTACTACTGGAATACTTGGCACGTTATCTTCGAGGATCGCAAGCGAAGAATCTTCTACGCGGCAAATGCATCCATATACGCCTGTATTGCTAGTGATTACATCTCCTTAATGATTGTTATGTTCCTGATGGCGAAAGAG CGTCTAAGCTTTATTGCGTGTCTAGATTTCTTCCTGGCTCAGCGGACTTCTCTATCGAAAAGAATGAGACATGTCGCCAAAGATATAAAGGGCGTTCTTCGCAAAACTTTCGATCTCAAATTTAACTCGCTCATTCGTTTTGATCTTAGTTACGTCACCATG ATGACACTCGTGCAATTGCTGACCATTACTTTGATTGTGATGTTCCATTACCTAAATGATGAAATTCTGTTACTAAGAGAAGAACTAAGCAGCAAGGACGATGAGTAA
- the LOC128253385 gene encoding uncharacterized protein LOC128253385 has product MFPTLPIEPAKIEERSKEEVRANLVVFAITCALIRFIPMAIRKIA; this is encoded by the coding sequence ATGTTTCCCACACTGCCTATTGAGCCTGCTAAAATAGAGGAGCGTTCTAAGGAGGAGGTTCGTGCCAATCTGGTGGTTTTCGCCATCACCTGTGCTCTAATCCGATTTATTCCGATGGCCATAAGGAAAATAGCTTAA
- the LOC128253327 gene encoding LOW QUALITY PROTEIN: serine-rich adhesin for platelets (The sequence of the model RefSeq protein was modified relative to this genomic sequence to represent the inferred CDS: deleted 1 base in 1 codon), translated as MSEQDGNDNLVPLTPIEKSEDLCLHTGNSQIEENKPEALDYSHIESEEFGLDELKDATNVPSKNITINTIEIYSSPMEKANKRLLDNAKCSDFSKSANNTSMPNEISKSSLAQSSFVYKPFDNTLHGMTDFEHSIDSERNESSEATDPALSFEKQKDAVEVPTNNSTITAIKGQSLSNKKSIKALDCSQLDDQDGALGEEADPIDMFCSTMRNPEELVSMFAADESEISTQDTLETIGSQEKEINYQDSMKNAIRNQEEFKKCNAKTTNKETQLDKDDRLGAQPNESSDLKNGKGIDDSLKIADNVPPIQNSKNDLEESGKGVDTGKHIDTLVKNKTSSLLESSKLSDDKAADVQVFKHTFNDTLESGEIFDDASLEAQQDHIRHEHRASDLEDGEVAGDDNSPSDLPDFLNKKNPEERMKANKKDEIKSKLLESGEWSEENTLEDGEISDKDDNDPRDLPKSEESGMPICRFHIRNACSWGNKCRFRHPEQSNKGNYVMFEKKLLPVAPASSLPAWPALITTSVDAHQGTKNRSRRPRSSGLNDMDTDPYYSKDQPEASERLALLPTPTFDELLMSQKNYQKRSVRSTARTSKLRPIAWESRLSSSSPSTTWRESHSDSSSPEGSPPPRARPIRSTIRTTTTPSLPCRHSLKRHRTASLSRSSACKIRGPRTPSRSPPRCSSIVFRPEPKRQRPSKSTISSSDSSESSSYESTTESFDEVASSSESDSRGTCSRRTGITKRIALRASVKKSSRNSEKHSSRAQTSSSKNLLQISTPKRRSRSSTSKSQKESNTQTYSKSSTSTPARNPLKVVPNAPKKHHSAVDNSYSAKKKQSRQEYLLLQLLRVEAQIAKKKKQRMKALKRS; from the exons ATGTCAGAGCAGGATGGAAATGATAATTTGGTGCCACTCACACCCATCGAAAAATCGGAGGATTTGTGTCTTCACACTGGAAATTCACaaattgaagaaaataaaCCAGAAGCTCTCGATTATAGTCATATTGAATCAGAAGAATTCGGCTTGG ATGAGTTAAAGGATGCTACGAATGTTCcctcaaaaaatattacaatcaaCACGATTGAAATATATTCATCGCCAATGGAAAAAGCTAACAAACGTCTTCTGG ATAATGCCAAATGCAGTGATTTTTCCAAAAGCGCAAACAATACAAG tatgCCAAACGAAATCTCAAAATCGTCTTTAGCCCAATCCAGTTTTGTATACAAACCGTTCGATAATACTCTGCATGGCATGACGGATTTCG AACATTCCATCGATTCTGAAAGAAACGAAAGCTCGGAAGCAACAGATCCTGCTCTGTCATTTGAGAAACAAAAAGACGCTGTTGAAGTTCCAACAAACAACAGTACAATCACTGCGATTAAAGGCCAATCGCTTAGCAATAAAAAATCGATCAAAGCCCTCGACTGTTCCCAACTTGATGACCAGGATGGTGCGCTAGGTGAAGAAGCCGATCCCATTGACATGTTTTGTTCCACAATGAGAAACCCAGAGGAATTGGTTTCCATGTTTGCAGCAGATGAGTCTGAAATAAGCACTCAGGATACCCTAGAAACAATTGGTTCccaagaaaaagaaattaattatcaAGACAGTATGAAAAACGCTATAAGGAACCAggaagaatttaaaaaatgcaatgcCAAGACAACAAATAAGGAAACACAGCTGGACAAAGATGACAGGCTGGGTGCTCAGCCCAATGAGTCCtcagatttaaaaaatggcAAAGGTATTGATGATTCGCTGAAAATAGCGGACAATGTTCCGCCAAtccaaaattccaaaaatgaTTTAGAAGAATCAGGGAAAGGCGTTGATACAGGGAAACATATTGACACATTGGTGAAAAACAAGACAAGCAGTCTTTTGGAGTCTAGTAAGTTATCTGACGACAAGGCCGCAGATGTGCAAGTTTTTAAGCACACATTTAATGATACATTGGAATCCGGGGAGATATTCGATGATGCCTCTTTGGAGGCGCAGCAAGATCATATTCGACATGAACACAGAGCCTCAGATCTGGAAGATGGCGAAGTAGCTGGCGATGATAATAGCCCAAGTGATTTGCCCGATTTTCTTAATAAGAAGAATCCTGAAGAACGTATGAAAGCCAATAAAAAGGACGAGATCAAGAGCAAGCTATTGGAgtctggtgagtggtccgaagAGAACACTTTGGAAGACGGCGAAATATCTGACAAAGATGACAATGACCCAAGAGATCTGCCTAAAAGTGAGGAGAGCGGGATGCCAATCTGCCGTTTTCATATCCGCAACGCCTGCTCTTGGGGTAATAAATGTCGCTTCCGCCATCCGGAGCAGAGCAACAAGGGTAACTATGTGATGTTTGAAAAGAAGTTGCTGCCAGTGGCCCCCGCTTCGAGTCTACCAG CATGGCCTGCTCTTATCACGACCAGTGTTGACGCCCACCAAGGAACTAAGAATCGGAGTAGGCGACCTCGGAGCTCCGGGTTGAACGACATGGACACCGATCCCTACTACTCAAAAGATCAGCCGGAGGCCTCGGAGCGTCTTGCTTTGCTGCCCACGCCGACATTCGATGAGCTACTGATGTCGCAGAAGAACTACCAGAAACGGTCAGTTCGCAGCACTGCGAGGACCTCGAAGCTAAGACCGATAGCGTGGGAAAGTCGACTGAGCAGCAGTTCGCCCTCCACGACCTGGCGGGAATCGCACTCGGATAGCAGCTCTCCTGAGGGCTCGCCACCCCCCCGTGCCAGGCCCATTCGATCCACTATCCGGACAACGACGACGCCTTCGTTGCCCTGCAGGCACTCGCTCAAACGCCATCGAACTGCGAGCCTTTCTAGGTCCTCTGCCTGCAAAATTCGGGGGCCTCGCACACCGTCTCGCAGCCCGCCAAGGTGTTCCAGTATCGTTTTTCGTCCCGAACCGAAGCGACAACGGCCTAGCAAGAGCACTATAAGTTCAAGTGACTCCTCCGAGTCGTCTAGCTATGAGTCCACCACCGAAAGCTTCGACGAAGTAGCGTCTTCCTCAGAGTCCGATTCCAGAGGCACATGCTCTAGGCGAACGGGAATAACCAAACGAATTGCATTGAGAGCATCGGTTAAAAAGTCATCAAGAAATTCAGAAAAACACTCTTCGCGGGCACAAACATCTTCATCGAAAAATCTACTCCAAATATCTACTCCAAAACGACGATCACGGTCTTCAACATCTAAATCTCAAAAAGAATCGAACACACAAACTTATTCGAAATCTTCGACGAGCACTCCTGCTAGAAATCCGCTAAAAGTGGTTCCCAATGCTCCAAAAAAACACCACAGCGCAGTGGATAATTCCTacagtgca aaaaaaaaacaatctcGACAGGAATACTTACTCTTGCAACTTTTACGCGTGGAGGCGCAAATCGCcaaaaagaagaagcagcGCATGAAAGCTCTTAAGAGATCATAA
- the LOC128253323 gene encoding RNA polymerase-associated protein RTF1 homolog, whose amino-acid sequence MADSYRQLRKRVVSPADDLADGEIFEALGTEPEAEQFDDGYDEYLMGDAEDRARLQSLTEFKREQIISERFARREDLRRRLNIRKQLARSRLASQQQEASGQKERSQTRQQILDDQRAGDKKAFAFGRLKVLRSQKLAKDKSPKAADIYSDDSSSSSGEESVSQAVPQPVRTDQPQVTTREQLSQAMLARHQLESFLDKPVFEQTVVGCFVRVNVGLGSANCVYQVVGLYRDSEDYLLGSKRTNLVLSLKHGAQKRYSRMDVVSNQPVTHEEFCRWNAAFYRDDIDCIEWAKPTLLDIARKQLEIQRAAEYSFTEDDVDKLVQTKRTGGQRQRAAHQKIYLLMETTKAATLEDPEKVKRLERKIQQIDEQQVEASRDHRVQVPSSLVPSICRPDLNASSGTKRSLADRKPTSEEFELEQCMRRKYKKSAVVSRSRGQAETADLEEVAKIPETPLVPSESCEVSEVPQLDLYSLHNFKAVINTSGLLPFNSIFPNVKFNSDWKTLKKGF is encoded by the exons ATGGCTGATAGCTATAGGCAATTAAGGAAACGGGTTGTGTCACCCGCCGATGATTTGGCAGACGGTGAAATTTTTGAGGCCCTTGGAACGGAGCCAGAAGCCGAGCAGTTCGATGATGGCTACGATGAATACCTGATGGGCGATGCCGAGGATAGGGCACGATTGCAAAGCCTCACTGAATTCAAGCGCGAGCAGATTATCTCCGAGCGGTTTGCCAGGCGGGAGGACCTGCGGCGCAGGCTTAACATCCGAAAACAGCTGGCCAGGAGTCGGTTGGCATCCCAGCAGCAGGAGGCCTCCGGACAAAAGGAGCGTTCGCAGACCAGGCAGCAGATCTTGGATGACCAGCGGGCTGGAGACAAGAAGGCCTTTGCCTTCGGACGCTTGAAGGTCCTGCGGAGCCAGAAGCTGGCCAAGGACAAGAGTCCGAAGGCCGCGGACATATACTCCGATGACTCCTCGAGCAGCAGTGGGGAAGAGAGCGTTTCCCAGGCCGTTCCGCAGCCGGTACGCACGGATCAGCCACAAGTGACCACCAGGGAACAGTTGAGCCAGGCGATGCTGGCTCGACACCAATTGGAGAGCTTTCTGGACAAGCCCGTCTTCGAGCAGACTGTGGTGGGATGCTTTGTGCGGGTAAATGTGGGCCTGGGATCCGCGAACTGTGTGTACCAGGTTGTGGGCCTGTACCGGGACAGTGAGGACTACCTGCTGGGCAGCAAGCGGACCAACCTCGTCCTGAGCCTGAAGCATGGCGCTCAGAAGCGCTATTCCCGGATGGACGTGGTCTCCAACCAGCCGGTTACCCACGAGGAGTTCTGTCGGTGGAATGCAGCCTTCTACAGAGATGATATCGACTGCATAGAATGG GCCAAGCCAACACTTCTCGACATCGCCAGGAAGCAGTTGGAAATCCAAAGGGCCGCCGAATATTCGTTCACCGAGGATGATGTAGACAAGTTGGTACAAACTAAGAGGACAGGTGGTCAGAGGCAGAGGGCTGCACACCAAAAGATCTACTTGCTTATGGAAACTACAAAGGCCGCGACCCTGGAAGATCCCGAAAAAGTTAAAAGGCTAGAGAGAAAAATCCAGCAGATAGACGAGCAGCAGGTCGAAGCATCCCGCGACCACCGCGTCCAGGTCCCCAGTTCCCTTGTGCCCAGTATTTGCCGACCCGATCTGAACGCCTCTTCCGGGACCAAGCGATCCCTTGCTGATAGGAAGCCCACTTCGGAGGAGTTCGAACTGGAGCAGTGTATGCGACGCAAATACAAGAAGAGTGCTGTGGTCAGTCGCAGTCGAGGACAAGCCGAAACTGCAGATTTAGAAGAGGTTGCGAAGATCCCCGAGACCCCATTGGTTCCCAGCGAAAGTTGCGAGGTGTCGGAGGTGCCGCAACTGGATTTGTATTCGTTGCACAACTTCAAAGCTGTCATCAATACCTCAGGATTAC TTCCCTTCAACTCAATCTTCCCAAATGTCAAGTTCAACAGCGattggaaaacattaaaaaaaggattttga